Genomic window (Ruminococcus flavefaciens AE3010):
ATTTCGTCCTTAGCAGTCGTATACGCGCCGCCGCAGCACTGCCAGTCAGCGGGCTCTTCAAGTGCGATACCAAGAAATTCGGCACTTTTTCTTGCATAAGTATCAAGATCCTTAGCCTTCGTTCTCAGAGTGCACCCCGGATAATATGTAAATGTTTCCATATATGCGCTTCCTTTCTAAAATGATCAGACCATCTCTTCGGGATGAAATACTTCATCAAATCGCTCGGCAGTAAGGAAACCGAGTTCAACGCATGCTTCTTTGAGGGAAATATTGTCCTTAAAAGCTTTTTTGGCTGTCTTTGCAGCATTTTCGTAGCCGATATAAGGATTTAAAGCAGTTACCAGCATGAGTGAATTATGTAAATTATGATGCATCTTTTCCTTATTAGCCTTTATGCCGACAGCACAGTTCTTGTTGAATGATGTTATCGACTCAGCAAGAAGTCTTGCGGATTGCAGGAAATTATATGCACATACAGGCATGAACACATTGAGCTCAAAGTTGCCCTGAGAAGCTGCCATACCTACTGTAACATCATTTCCCATTACCTGTACTGCGACCATTGTTACCTGCTCGCACTGTGTAGGATTGACCTTGCCCGGCATTATTGACGAGCCCGGTTCGTTCTCGGGAATAAATATTTCTCCCAGTCCGTCACGGGGGCCAGATGCAAGCCATCTTACATCGTTTGCTATCTTCATCATATCAGCAGCAAGAGCTTTAAGAGCGCCGTGCGCGAATACTATTTCGTCTTTTGAAGTAAGAGAGTGGAATTTATTAGGCGAAGATATGAATTTTTTGCCTGTGAGCTCGCTTATCTTTTCAGCAGCCTTTTCAGCAAACCCCTTTGGCGCATTAAGACCTGTTCCTACTGCTGTACCGCCCACT
Coding sequences:
- the fumC gene encoding class II fumarate hydratase codes for the protein MDYRVEHDSMGEVKVPADKYWGAQTERSHENFLIGVGIETMPREITHALGILKKAAALANHELRPEKMTAEKLSAISQACDEVISGSLNEHFPLVVWQTGSGTQSNMNTNEVVANRGNEIAGSKLLHPNDDINMSQSSNDTFPTAMHIAAVLAVEDKVIPAVDTLMETFKRLEKENEGIVKSGRTHLQDATPIKFSQEISGWRASLEKDKKMLLAACDELKELAVGGTAVGTGLNAPKGFAEKAAEKISELTGKKFISSPNKFHSLTSKDEIVFAHGALKALAADMMKIANDVRWLASGPRDGLGEIFIPENEPGSSIMPGKVNPTQCEQVTMVAVQVMGNDVTVGMAASQGNFELNVFMPVCAYNFLQSARLLAESITSFNKNCAVGIKANKEKMHHNLHNSLMLVTALNPYIGYENAAKTAKKAFKDNISLKEACVELGFLTAERFDEVFHPEEMV